Proteins from a genomic interval of Capsicum annuum cultivar UCD-10X-F1 chromosome 4, UCD10Xv1.1, whole genome shotgun sequence:
- the LOC124898105 gene encoding uncharacterized protein LOC124898105, with amino-acid sequence MTSNIADCIYSRLVEARELSILDFFEQIRESTNYIYGVYEEGRKYIVRLDIRTCNYGRFQLDEIPCTHAIAVLKSKHVKEMKSYCSDYYKKEALVKTYEMPLCLMSDKRD; translated from the exons ATGACTTCCAACATTGCAGATTGTATATACTCTCGTCTTGTTGAGGCTCGTGAACTgtcaattttagatttttttgaacAG ATTAGGGAATCAACTAACTACATATACGGTGTGtatgaagaaggaagaaaatacaTTGTTCGGTTGGATATTAGAACTTGCAACTATGGTAGATTTCAGCTTGATGAGATACCATGCACGCACGCTATTGCTGTTTTGAAAAGCAAACATGTAAAGGAAATGAAGTCATACTGCTCAGATTACTACAAGAAGGAGGCATTGGTGAAGACTTATGAAATGCCGCTTTGTCTAATGTCCGATAAACGAGACTAA